Within Verrucomicrobiota bacterium, the genomic segment ATCCGAAAGCGCGGCAGGCCAACGGTGAAGCAGTTTGCCAACATGAACGGGGTGTGATGGAACCTGGAGCATAATCCATGGTTGAGAACCTATCGCCACCAATTTTTTGACGGTGGCAATGAGCGCGGATTTCATGCTCAAATCGTACATCCCCCAATTTGCAATTAACACAACATGAGGGACGCGTTTCTTTTCAATATACGCGACTACTGCATCGTTAAATGGCAGCGAATCTTTACTCAGTCCGTACTGTTTTTCTATAAAATAGCCGAGCACCGGGGCGGTGGACGAATGAGTTGCCGCCCGGCCAGAAAGCCCTTTGTTCTTGAGCAGCGTATCAAAGGCTGGCAACGCAGCCATGGCATGGCTGTCGCCCCATACCACCACACTGACGGACAAGTTCGCATCGCGAATTCCAAACGGAGCCAAATTGCCCGTAATTATGTCTTTCACAGTATTTTCTTTGGCGAATAGTATTACTATGTTAAGTTAAACCTTGTCTTTTTCGAGCCATTCCGCGAGACTG encodes:
- a CDS encoding SGNH hydrolase domain-containing protein, which produces MKDIITGNLAPFGIRDANLSVSVVVWGDSHAMAALPAFDTLLKNKGLSGRAATHSSTAPVLGYFIEKQYGLSKDSLPFNDAVVAYIEKKRVPHVVLIANWGMYDLSMKSALIATVKKLVAIGSQPWIMLQVPSHPVHVGKLLHRWPAALSDLNQKHLCGKPGTWNGIVDADDKFLHLLTSAGARIIDPRAAFLNERRDLYQIVMDGKFLYRDGDHLSKFGAEKILIPILERSFSPSLTTSQLK